The DNA window GTGGTGAAAAGGTATGTGAGGGCTCGGGCATACAGTTTCTCCCTCTGGACTATCGCAAGGGTGGTGGCACTCAGGAGATGTTCAGGCTCTCTAAAGAGCTTCAGTTTTATCATCAGGACTACTGCGGATGCATTTACGGACTTTTCAAACAGAAAAAGGGAGATGTGCACTGGGACCTCCTATCTTCTGGCGGAAGGAGACCTGGAAGCAAAGAGGAGCTGAGTTTTATAAAGGAGATAAGGCTCTTTGCACAGGGTGAGCTTGGTCTTTCCTGCAGGGAATGGGAGTTTGGGTTCATAAACTGGCGGCTCCTTCAGGGAAGGCTGGAGGTAGCAGGTCAGACAGTCCCTTCCTTTGTCCGACCCTACTCTCCTTCCATAAAAGGTCTTCTGAAGGCGGACCCGGAAGAGAAGGTGGGAAGGGTCATATACTTCAACAAGGGAGGTCTAAAAGTTATACTCACAGAGGGGCTCAGAGACGAGCCTCTTGATACGCCAGACAACCTCTGCAGTCCCACCTTTCTTGTGCCAGAAGATTATGAGGAGCTTCTTCTGAAAAATCGTGTTTCAGCCACACTTCAGACGGAGATAGTCCCAGAAAGGTCTCTTCTTTTAATTATTGGCAGCACAGAGGCTGAGGAAATAGTCCACCTGCCTGCAGATACCCTTCAGGATGGAAGGGGTATAAGCATGGACTGGCTCAGGGAGTTTCTCTCAAGGGGGCGGAGGGAAATTGCTATAGGAAAAAGAGCTTACCTTGTAGCCGGCGCCAGCAGTCTGGGAAATCCTGGCATAAGATACTTTGAGGAGAGAACGGGCAAAAAGGTCAGCAGTCTTCTCTGTAATCAAAACTTTTAGACTCAAGCCATAGCACATCCATCTCCTGAAGGGTCATATCCTTTAGCTCCCTGCCCATCTCTCTGGCTCTCCTCTCCATATACCTGAACCTTTTTTCAAACCTGTCGTTGGCCTTCTGCAGGCAAAGCTCGGCGTCCAGCCCCAGAAGCCTCCCAAGCTCCACCACCGCAGTGAGGAGGTCGCCCAGCTCGTGCTCCAGCTCTCTTCTATCTCCCAGAGCCATGGCTTCTTTTAACTCCTGTAGCTCCTCCATGAGCTTCTCTATGACCTGCTCGGGTCTTTCAAAGTCAAAACCCACAAGGCTCGCCCTGTCCTGAAGCTTCTGAGACCTCATAAGAGCTGGAAGATTTCTGGGAACACCATCAAGGACGCTCTCCCTTTCTCTGAGCTTTCTCTCCTCCCAGTTTCTGAGAACCTCTTCCGGGCTTTCACAGCCAAAGACATGAGGGTGGCGGTCTACGAGCTTTTTGCTGAGCCCTTCTATCACATCCTTTATGTCAAAGGCAGACCTCTCCTTAGCTATCTGAGAGTGGAAAACCACCTGAAGCAGAAGGTCTCCAAGCTCTTCTTTCAGCTTCTTGTCATCACCCGAGTCTATGGCATCAAGGAGTTCATAGGCTTCCTCTACAAGGTATTTTTTCAGGCTCTGGTGTGTCTGAGACCTGTCCCAGGGACATTTTGAGCGTAGCTCTTCCATGATATTCAGGAGTCTATCAAAGGCTTCCATGGGCTATATTATAGTCTATGCTGAGAGAGGCTCTGAAACTGCTTTTCCTCATAGTATCCTACAACTTCATACTTCATTACCTGTCCACCTTCCTGCCAGTCCCCCTATTCCCCTATCAGATGGAAGATATTCTCATGGTAGCATCCTTTGTTTCAGCTCTTTACCTGGCCTGGCTTTTTGGATACAGAGAGAGAACAGTAATCTGGCTTGCATACGTTTCCCTCTTTCAGGTTGTAGGACTTTCATTCTTGAGAGAAGACTATGAGGTCATAACCCAGTTTCTTCCACCTCTTTTGCTGACCGTTTCCCTTATATGGCTTTTTGAATCTCCCATGGAAAGAAGAACGAGAAGGCTTGAGGAGGAAAGAAGGAGGCTTGAGGAAGAGCTTAGAAGGAATGACGCAGAACTCAGAAGACTTCTTGAGCAGATAAACCTTTCAAAAGACCTCGCAGAGAGGCTTTCCAGGGAGAAGGAGATCATAGAGAGGGAATTCAGAAGGCTGAGGGAGGAAGAGCTCGCAGAGAAGGAAGAGCTTGAGCGTGAGAGGGAAATTCTGGTCCAGAAGCTTCAGGAGAATCAGAGAAAACTCACTGAATACACAGATAGGCTTGAAAGACTTACAAAAATAAACAGAGAACTCTTTGAGATGCTCGAAGCTATACAGGATGTAGAGCCAAAGGGAGGAAAAGAGGAAGTATCAAGATTAAGACAGGAGAGGAAAAGGCTTTCCAGAGAGCTCATACAGATGCAGGAACTTTTAGAGGAACTATCAAGAGAAAACATGGAGATAAGTAAAAAATACGAGGACCTCCTGAAGAAGTTTGAACAGGAAAGGAGAGAAAGGGAAAGGCTTGAGGTGGAGGTAGAAAACCTTCTCAAGCAGGTAGAGAACAGGAAGGAAGTCTA is part of the Aquificaceae bacterium genome and encodes:
- a CDS encoding epoxyqueuosine reductase QueH, translating into MKILVHICCAPDAVYFLKRLREDHPHAQLVGFFYDPNIHPYEEYRLRLLETHRACRELGIELHEGEYDLENWLSAVKGYEEEPERGRRCAICFDYRLLRSLEFAKEVGATHLTTTLLMSPKKEFLMLKESGEKVCEGSGIQFLPLDYRKGGGTQEMFRLSKELQFYHQDYCGCIYGLFKQKKGDVHWDLLSSGGRRPGSKEELSFIKEIRLFAQGELGLSCREWEFGFINWRLLQGRLEVAGQTVPSFVRPYSPSIKGLLKADPEEKVGRVIYFNKGGLKVILTEGLRDEPLDTPDNLCSPTFLVPEDYEELLLKNRVSATLQTEIVPERSLLLIIGSTEAEEIVHLPADTLQDGRGISMDWLREFLSRGRREIAIGKRAYLVAGASSLGNPGIRYFEERTGKKVSSLLCNQNF
- the mazG gene encoding nucleoside triphosphate pyrophosphohydrolase, with the protein product MEAFDRLLNIMEELRSKCPWDRSQTHQSLKKYLVEEAYELLDAIDSGDDKKLKEELGDLLLQVVFHSQIAKERSAFDIKDVIEGLSKKLVDRHPHVFGCESPEEVLRNWEERKLRERESVLDGVPRNLPALMRSQKLQDRASLVGFDFERPEQVIEKLMEELQELKEAMALGDRRELEHELGDLLTAVVELGRLLGLDAELCLQKANDRFEKRFRYMERRAREMGRELKDMTLQEMDVLWLESKSFDYREDC